Proteins co-encoded in one Microbacterium hydrocarbonoxydans genomic window:
- a CDS encoding aldehyde dehydrogenase family protein produces MSFLEYAPAPESKAVLNLKDSYGLFIDGEFVDGSGPSFTTISPADETRIAEIASANDDDIDRAVAAARRAYEKTWSKMSGRDRGKYLFRIARLVQERARELAVAESLDNGKPIKESRDVDVPLVASWFFYYAGWADKLDYAGLGADPRALGVAGQIIPWNFPLLMLAWKLAPALAAGNTVVLKPAETTPLTALIFAEILQQADLPAGVVNIVTGAGSTGATLVRHPDVDKVAFTGSTGVGRDIARAVAGTDKKLTLELGGKAANIVFDDAPIDQAIEGIVNGIFFNQGHVCCAGSRLLVQESIHDEVVDRLKNRLSTLRLGDPLDKNTDIGAINSAAQLARIRELSDIGEAEGAERWTADCAIPDKGFWFAPTIFTGVEASHRIARDEVFGPVLSVLTFRTPAEAVAKANNTPYGLSAGIWSDKGSRILAVADRLRAGVIWANTFNRFDPSSPFGGYKESGYGREGGRQGLTAYLKGASA; encoded by the coding sequence ATGTCATTCCTGGAATACGCTCCGGCGCCGGAGTCGAAGGCAGTCCTCAACCTGAAGGACAGCTACGGCCTCTTCATCGACGGCGAGTTCGTCGATGGCTCGGGCCCGAGCTTCACCACGATCTCTCCGGCCGACGAGACCCGCATCGCCGAGATCGCGTCGGCGAACGACGACGACATCGACCGCGCGGTCGCCGCCGCACGTCGCGCCTATGAGAAGACCTGGTCGAAGATGAGTGGCCGCGATCGCGGCAAGTACCTCTTCCGCATCGCACGTCTCGTGCAGGAGCGGGCTCGCGAGCTCGCCGTCGCCGAGAGCCTCGACAACGGCAAGCCGATCAAGGAGAGCCGCGACGTCGACGTGCCTCTCGTCGCCTCCTGGTTCTTCTACTACGCGGGGTGGGCCGACAAGCTCGACTACGCCGGGCTCGGCGCCGACCCGCGTGCTCTCGGCGTCGCCGGGCAGATCATCCCCTGGAACTTCCCGTTGCTGATGCTCGCGTGGAAGCTCGCTCCTGCGCTGGCGGCAGGCAACACGGTGGTGCTCAAACCTGCGGAGACCACACCCCTGACGGCGCTGATCTTCGCCGAGATCCTGCAGCAGGCGGATCTCCCCGCCGGCGTCGTCAACATCGTCACGGGCGCCGGTTCCACGGGCGCCACGCTCGTGCGCCATCCCGACGTCGACAAGGTGGCCTTCACGGGTTCGACCGGTGTCGGACGCGACATCGCTCGCGCCGTCGCCGGCACCGACAAGAAGCTCACGCTCGAGCTGGGTGGCAAGGCGGCCAACATCGTCTTCGATGACGCGCCGATCGACCAGGCGATCGAGGGCATCGTGAACGGCATCTTCTTCAACCAGGGGCACGTGTGCTGCGCGGGCAGCCGTCTGCTCGTGCAGGAGTCGATCCACGACGAGGTCGTCGATCGACTGAAGAACCGCCTGTCGACGCTGCGTCTCGGCGACCCGCTCGACAAGAACACCGACATCGGCGCGATCAACTCGGCGGCACAGCTCGCCCGCATCCGTGAGCTGAGCGACATAGGCGAGGCCGAGGGTGCAGAGCGCTGGACCGCGGACTGCGCGATCCCCGACAAGGGGTTCTGGTTCGCTCCGACGATCTTCACGGGTGTCGAGGCGTCGCATCGCATCGCCCGCGACGAGGTCTTCGGTCCGGTCCTGTCGGTGCTCACGTTCCGCACGCCCGCCGAGGCGGTCGCGAAGGCGAACAACACGCCGTACGGCCTCTCGGCCGGAATCTGGTCGGACAAGGGCTCGCGCATCCTCGCGGTCGCCGACCGTCTGCGTGCCGGTGTCATCTGGGCGAACACGTTCAACCGATTCGACCCGTCGAGCCCGTTCGGCGGCTACAAGGAGTCCGGATACGGCCGTGAAGGCGGGCGTCAGGGTCTCACCGCATACCTGAAGGGGGCCTCCGCATGA